Proteins encoded by one window of Aphidius gifuensis isolate YNYX2018 linkage group LG2, ASM1490517v1, whole genome shotgun sequence:
- the LOC122849961 gene encoding putative sodium-coupled neutral amino acid transporter 11 isoform X2, whose translation MIKENSQKTNDEKSYILEAARKNFEDEETEDSGKFTSLPLASFNFINSIIGSGVIGIPYALHQSGFFLGLVLLVVVAVLTDYSLILMVRSGHLCGEMSYQGLMRASFGRPGFYILTSLQFIYPFIAMVSYNVVVGDTVTKVLLRVTGMSPDNIFGRREFVILFATFCITIPLCLYKNVARLAKISFLSLVCVGFILLAIFIRMNNMTEILPSKDDWSFVSIRGVVPSIGIMAFAFMCHHNTFLIYGSIERATQEKWDIVTHWSLFTSFLVASAFGIAGYATFKSHVQGDLMENYCWDDDLMNFSRVMFSGTILLTFPIECFVTREVILTAIKGTDEVENHDMYIAGSDRRHLFITLAIIITAYLISMTTDCLGLVLELNGILAAVPLAYVLPALCYLKLEEGPLFSSKKLPALGLFIAGLVVALSGLMLILFNDSGDTSCKHGVDMEYCNSTATTTISSIYYPKTIINSTTLKNFITSTKIPQTTDLKV comes from the exons atgataaaagaaaattcacaaaaaacaaatgatgaaaaaagttatatattagAAGctgcaagaaaaaattttgaagat GAGGAAACAGAAGACTCGGGAAAATTTACAAGTCTTCCCTTGGCAAGtttcaatttcatcaattcAATAATAGGCAGTGGTGttattg gAATTCCATACGCATTGCATCAATCAGGATTTTTTCTTGGTCTAGTTTTGCTAGTTGTCGTTGCTGTTTTGACTGATTATTCATTGATCCTGATGGTTAGATCAGGACACTTGTGTGGTGAAATGAGCTATCAAGGCCTAATGAGAGCAAGTTTTGGTCGTCCAGGATTTTATATTCTAACATcacttcaatttatttatccattcatag cAATGGTTTCGTACAATGTCGTTGTTGGTGATACAGTaacaaaagtattattaaGAGTAACTGGAATGTCACcagataatatttttggaaGAAGAgaatttgttatattatttgcaACATTTTGCATAACAATTCCACTTTgtctttataaaaatgttgCTAGACTtgctaaaatatcatttttatcattggtATGTGTTGGATTTATTTTACTTGCAATATTTATCAGAATGAATAACATGACAGAAATTTt accAAGCAAAGATGATTGGAGTTTTGTATCAATACGTGGTGTTGTACCGTCAATTGGAATAATGGCATTTGCATTTATGTGTCAtcataatacatttttaatttatggaTCAATTGAACGTGCAACACAAGAAAAATGGGATATTGTAACACACTGGTCATTATTTACATCATTTTTAGTTGCATCTGCATTTGGTATTGCTGGATATGCAACATTTAAATCACATGTACAAGGTGATCTCatggaaaattattgttgGGATGATGATCTTATGAATTTTTCAAGAGTTATGTTTAGTGGaactatattattaacatttccAATTGAATGTTTTGTCACGAGAGAA GTTATTTTAACAGCAATAAAAGGTACAGATGAAGTTGAAAATCATGACATGTATATTGCTGGTTCAGATCgtcgtcatttatttataacactgGCAATTATTATAACGgcttatttaatatcaatgacAACTGATTGTTTGGGTCTTGTGTTAGAATTAAATGGCATACTTGCAGCAGTACCATTGGCATATGTATTACCAGcactttgttatttaaaattagaagaaggaccattattttcatcaaaaaaacttCCAGCtcttggtttatttattgctgGTTTGGTTGTTGCATTGTCtggtttaatgttaatattatttaatgacaGTGGTGATACATCTTGCAAGCATGGAGTTGACATGGAATATTGTAattcaacagcaacaacaacaattagcTCAATATATTAtccaaaaacaataattaattcaacgacattaaaaaattttattacaagtaCAAAAATTCCTCAAACAACTGACTTGaaagtttaa
- the LOC122849961 gene encoding putative sodium-coupled neutral amino acid transporter 11 isoform X1 — protein sequence MIKENSQKTNDEKSYILEAARKNFEDGGSLGTDDSYDDMRQLVREETEDSGKFTSLPLASFNFINSIIGSGVIGIPYALHQSGFFLGLVLLVVVAVLTDYSLILMVRSGHLCGEMSYQGLMRASFGRPGFYILTSLQFIYPFIAMVSYNVVVGDTVTKVLLRVTGMSPDNIFGRREFVILFATFCITIPLCLYKNVARLAKISFLSLVCVGFILLAIFIRMNNMTEILPSKDDWSFVSIRGVVPSIGIMAFAFMCHHNTFLIYGSIERATQEKWDIVTHWSLFTSFLVASAFGIAGYATFKSHVQGDLMENYCWDDDLMNFSRVMFSGTILLTFPIECFVTREVILTAIKGTDEVENHDMYIAGSDRRHLFITLAIIITAYLISMTTDCLGLVLELNGILAAVPLAYVLPALCYLKLEEGPLFSSKKLPALGLFIAGLVVALSGLMLILFNDSGDTSCKHGVDMEYCNSTATTTISSIYYPKTIINSTTLKNFITSTKIPQTTDLKV from the exons atgataaaagaaaattcacaaaaaacaaatgatgaaaaaagttatatattagAAGctgcaagaaaaaattttgaagat GGAGGAAGCCTGGGGACCGATGACTCCTACGACGATATGAGACAGCTCGTAAGG GAGGAAACAGAAGACTCGGGAAAATTTACAAGTCTTCCCTTGGCAAGtttcaatttcatcaattcAATAATAGGCAGTGGTGttattg gAATTCCATACGCATTGCATCAATCAGGATTTTTTCTTGGTCTAGTTTTGCTAGTTGTCGTTGCTGTTTTGACTGATTATTCATTGATCCTGATGGTTAGATCAGGACACTTGTGTGGTGAAATGAGCTATCAAGGCCTAATGAGAGCAAGTTTTGGTCGTCCAGGATTTTATATTCTAACATcacttcaatttatttatccattcatag cAATGGTTTCGTACAATGTCGTTGTTGGTGATACAGTaacaaaagtattattaaGAGTAACTGGAATGTCACcagataatatttttggaaGAAGAgaatttgttatattatttgcaACATTTTGCATAACAATTCCACTTTgtctttataaaaatgttgCTAGACTtgctaaaatatcatttttatcattggtATGTGTTGGATTTATTTTACTTGCAATATTTATCAGAATGAATAACATGACAGAAATTTt accAAGCAAAGATGATTGGAGTTTTGTATCAATACGTGGTGTTGTACCGTCAATTGGAATAATGGCATTTGCATTTATGTGTCAtcataatacatttttaatttatggaTCAATTGAACGTGCAACACAAGAAAAATGGGATATTGTAACACACTGGTCATTATTTACATCATTTTTAGTTGCATCTGCATTTGGTATTGCTGGATATGCAACATTTAAATCACATGTACAAGGTGATCTCatggaaaattattgttgGGATGATGATCTTATGAATTTTTCAAGAGTTATGTTTAGTGGaactatattattaacatttccAATTGAATGTTTTGTCACGAGAGAA GTTATTTTAACAGCAATAAAAGGTACAGATGAAGTTGAAAATCATGACATGTATATTGCTGGTTCAGATCgtcgtcatttatttataacactgGCAATTATTATAACGgcttatttaatatcaatgacAACTGATTGTTTGGGTCTTGTGTTAGAATTAAATGGCATACTTGCAGCAGTACCATTGGCATATGTATTACCAGcactttgttatttaaaattagaagaaggaccattattttcatcaaaaaaacttCCAGCtcttggtttatttattgctgGTTTGGTTGTTGCATTGTCtggtttaatgttaatattatttaatgacaGTGGTGATACATCTTGCAAGCATGGAGTTGACATGGAATATTGTAattcaacagcaacaacaacaattagcTCAATATATTAtccaaaaacaataattaattcaacgacattaaaaaattttattacaagtaCAAAAATTCCTCAAACAACTGACTTGaaagtttaa
- the LOC122849965 gene encoding solute carrier family 35 member F6-like has protein sequence MAWSSYQKLLALVMLVTGSFNTLSVKYADMQEVVGQDGSIRKFNHPFMQSAFMFIGEMLCLLIFKIAFIYFNRLGDGTVDSHPLTKGSRNFNPLVLLIPACCDLISTSTMYVGLSLTQASSFQMLRGSVIVFTGILSVGFLERKLGGREWTGIILVIVGLLFVGVSDLTTTNKDSPGLNSVVTGDLLIICAQVITAVQMVVEEKFVSGLEIPPLQAVGWEGVFGFIGIILLMIPLNYIHAGPPFGDNSQGTIEASLDALVQIENSGRLFMAVIGITVSIAFFNYAGLSVTQQMSSTTRMVLDSLRTIVIWAFSLTFQWQEFHFLQLVGFTVLLVGMSCYNNVIIPQLIRKIIVLIGRHRPPPSDEVRVINAAGDPEQGI, from the exons ATGGCTTGGAGTTCATATCAAAAATTGCTTGCATTGGTGATGTTGGTAACAGGATCCTTCAACACACTCTCAGTCAA atATGCAGACATGCAAGAAGTTGTTGGCCAAGATGGatcaataagaaaatttaatcatcCATTTATGCAATCGGCATTTATGTTTATTGGTGAAATGTTATGTTtgctaatttttaaaatagcatttatttattttaatcgtCTTGGA gaTGGTACAGTTGATAGCCATCCATTAACAAAAGGTTCTAGAAATTTTAATCCACTTGTACTGCTAATACCAGCATGTTGTGATTTAATATCAACCTCGACAATGTACGTTGGTCTGTCATTGACACAAGCAAGTAGTTTTCAAATGTTACGTGGTTCAGTTATTGTATTTACTGGTATATTATCTGTTGGTTTTCTTGAGAGAAAACTTGGTGGCAGAGAATGGACTGGAATAATACTTGTTATTGTTGGTCTTTTGTTTGTTGGAGTGAGTGATCTTACAACAACTAACAAAGATTCACCAGGATTAAATTCAGTTGTAACTGgagatttattaataatttgtgctcag GTTATAACTGCAGTACAAATGgttgttgaagaaaaatttgtaTCTGGTTTGGAAATTCCACCACTGCAGGCAGTTGGTTGGGAAGGAGTTTTTGGTTTTattggaattattttattgatgataccATTGAATTATATTCATGCTGGTCCACCATTTGGAGATAATTCTCAAGGAACAATTGAAGCATCACTTGATGCACTTgttcaaattgaaaatagtgGAAGATTATTCATGGCTGTTATTG GTATCACTGTTAGTattgcattttttaattatgctGGATTAAGTGTTACACAACAAATGTCATCAACTACTCGAATGGTTCTTGATAGTTTAAGGACAATTGTCATTTGGGCATTTTCATTGACTTTTCAATGGCAAGAGTTTCATTTTCTTCAa TTGGTAGGCTTTACTGTTTTACTTGTTGGAATGTCATGCTACAACAACGTCATTATTCCAcaattgataagaaaaattatcgtTTTAATTGGTCGTCATAGACCACCACCTAGTGATGAAGTTCGTGTGATAAATGCTGCAGGTGATCCTGAGCAAggaatttaa
- the LOC122849966 gene encoding uncharacterized protein LOC122849966: MTLNKSTDLSIDPAPRYVNDRKFLNNTQINYHDNNSKKINEISDKNQMSKLRLKDLSISENSCFYQDDKRHNDIQRNSSSDSITTGNKCQVISKNYKNPQQDLSRRGSSDPRQTNRYIQSAKGTWSYNL, from the exons ATGACactaaataaatcaactg atttatcaattgatccAGCTCCACGTTATGttaatgatagaaaatttttaaataatactcaaattaattatcatgataataatagtaaaaaaattaatgaaatcagtgataaaaatcaaatgagtAAATTGAGATTAAAAGATTTAAGTATTTCGGaaaattcttgtttttatCAAGATGATAAAAGACATAATGACATTCAGCGTAATTCAAGTAGTGATAGTATCACAACTGGAAATAAATGTCAAGTTATtagcaaaaattataaaaatcctCAGCAAGATTTATCAAGACGAGGTAGTTCAGATCCTAGACAAACAAATCGATATATACAATCTGCCAAAGGGACATGGTCTTACAATCTTTAg
- the LOC122849963 gene encoding dynein axonemal assembly factor 11 isoform X5 has product MVKLTEEMVVARSRLSDLTAIKKLNCWGSELTDVSILRELKKVEVLSLSVNNIDTLADFQYCQNLKDLFVRKNNITDLNEVCYLQNLLNLRNLWLGENPCADSEGYRMAVIRALPTLEKLDDKFVTSDEINTALSRGKILIHPLEMDASPLQSDHEIVEYNEESQSEPNRRYSSSSDQRSYDDSQHTQDEFNNTDRKNTNYNALSPHQYSSNNQYNNYEDYDERPVVSRNSGDYDDRRGYVNYEKQNDNVSQRSQVSASPRSSYQTLEYTDDRRSVDRNSYDFDERRQADYDDNIQGQHHQGQPRRSASGLHQNIERQEDGSRETHGWVRHSEKDKCRFHYHRRPVTRNSNILSAVLCLVKELDYPSLEVVEMAVRNRMDELEE; this is encoded by the exons atggttaAATTAACTGAAGAAATGGTTGTTGCTAGATCACGTTTGTCTGATCTTActgcaattaaaaaattaaattgttg ggGATCTGAACTTACTGATGTAAGCATACtgagagaattaaaaaaagtcgAGGTACTCTCTTTGAG tgttaataatattgatacatTAGCTGATTTTCAATATTgccaaaatttaaaagatttatttgtgagaaaaaataatatcactgATTTAAATGAAGTATGTTATCTacaaaatttacttaatttgAGAAATTTATGGCTTGGAGAAAATCCATGTGCTGATAGCGAAgg atacCGTATGGCTGTGATCAGAGCTCTTCCAACTCTTGaaaaacttgatgataaatttgtaaCATCCGATGAAATCAATACAGCTCTTTCAAGAGGTAAAATTCTTATCCATCCACTTGAGATGGATGCCTCTCCACTACAATCAGATCAT GAAATTGTAGAATATAATGAAGAGTCTCAATCAGAGCCAAACAGAAGATACAGTTCATCAAGTGACCAG AGAAGTTATGATGATTCTCAACATACCCAAGATGAGTTTAATAACACAGAccgaaaaaatacaaattataatgctTTATCACCTCATCAATATTCATCAAACAATCAGTACAACAACTACGAG gATTATGATGAACGACCAGTTGTATCAAGAAACAGTGGTGATTATGATGACAGACGTGGATATGTAAATTacgaaaaacaaaatgataatgttAGTCAACGATCACAAGTATCAGCATCACCAAGATCATCTTATCAAACACTTGAATATACTGACGATAGAAGATCTGTTGATAGAAATAGCTATGATTTTGATGAACGACGTCAAGctgattatgatgataatatacaaGGTCAACATCATCAAGGACAACCAAGACGTTCTGCATCTGGGCTTCATCAAAATATCGAGAgg CAGGAAGATGGAAGTAGAGAAACACATGGATGGGTTCGTCATTCTGAAAAAGATAAATGTCGTTTTCATTATCATCGAAGACCAGTTACCAGg aattcaaatatattatcagcTGTACTTTGTCTTGTCAAAGAATTGGATTATCCAAGCTTAGAAGTTGTTGAAATGGCTGTTCGTAATAGAATGGATGAGCTAGAAGAATGA
- the LOC122849963 gene encoding cilia- and flagella-associated protein 410 isoform X2, with translation MVKLTEEMVVARSRLSDLTAIKKLNCWGSELTDVSILRELKKVEVLSLSVNNIDTLADFQYCQNLKDLFVRKNNITDLNEVCYLQNLLNLRNLWLGENPCADSEGYRMAVIRALPTLEKLDDKFVTSDEINTALSRGKILIHPLEMDASPLQSDHEIVEYNEESQSEPNRRYSSSSDQRSYDDSQHTQDEFNNTDRKNTNYNALSPHQYSSNNQYNNYENGQTKVLRDETRNNGDNISTNTIDPSKDYDERPVVSRNSGDYDDRRGYVNYEKQNDNVSQRSQVSASPRSSYQTLEYTDDRRSVDRNSYDFDERRQADYDDNIQGQHHQGQPRRSASGLHQNIEREDGSRETHGWVRHSEKDKCRFHYHRRPVTRNSNILSAVLCLVKELDYPSLEVVEMAVRNRMDELEE, from the exons atggttaAATTAACTGAAGAAATGGTTGTTGCTAGATCACGTTTGTCTGATCTTActgcaattaaaaaattaaattgttg ggGATCTGAACTTACTGATGTAAGCATACtgagagaattaaaaaaagtcgAGGTACTCTCTTTGAG tgttaataatattgatacatTAGCTGATTTTCAATATTgccaaaatttaaaagatttatttgtgagaaaaaataatatcactgATTTAAATGAAGTATGTTATCTacaaaatttacttaatttgAGAAATTTATGGCTTGGAGAAAATCCATGTGCTGATAGCGAAgg atacCGTATGGCTGTGATCAGAGCTCTTCCAACTCTTGaaaaacttgatgataaatttgtaaCATCCGATGAAATCAATACAGCTCTTTCAAGAGGTAAAATTCTTATCCATCCACTTGAGATGGATGCCTCTCCACTACAATCAGATCAT GAAATTGTAGAATATAATGAAGAGTCTCAATCAGAGCCAAACAGAAGATACAGTTCATCAAGTGACCAG AGAAGTTATGATGATTCTCAACATACCCAAGATGAGTTTAATAACACAGAccgaaaaaatacaaattataatgctTTATCACCTCATCAATATTCATCAAACAATCAGTACAACAACTACGAG AATGGACAAACAAAAGTTTTAAGAGATGAAACACGAAACAATGGAGATAATATTTCTACTAACACTATTGATCCTTCCAAG gATTATGATGAACGACCAGTTGTATCAAGAAACAGTGGTGATTATGATGACAGACGTGGATATGTAAATTacgaaaaacaaaatgataatgttAGTCAACGATCACAAGTATCAGCATCACCAAGATCATCTTATCAAACACTTGAATATACTGACGATAGAAGATCTGTTGATAGAAATAGCTATGATTTTGATGAACGACGTCAAGctgattatgatgataatatacaaGGTCAACATCATCAAGGACAACCAAGACGTTCTGCATCTGGGCTTCATCAAAATATCGAGAgg GAAGATGGAAGTAGAGAAACACATGGATGGGTTCGTCATTCTGAAAAAGATAAATGTCGTTTTCATTATCATCGAAGACCAGTTACCAGg aattcaaatatattatcagcTGTACTTTGTCTTGTCAAAGAATTGGATTATCCAAGCTTAGAAGTTGTTGAAATGGCTGTTCGTAATAGAATGGATGAGCTAGAAGAATGA
- the LOC122849963 gene encoding cilia- and flagella-associated protein 410 isoform X1, with amino-acid sequence MVKLTEEMVVARSRLSDLTAIKKLNCWGSELTDVSILRELKKVEVLSLSVNNIDTLADFQYCQNLKDLFVRKNNITDLNEVCYLQNLLNLRNLWLGENPCADSEGYRMAVIRALPTLEKLDDKFVTSDEINTALSRGKILIHPLEMDASPLQSDHEIVEYNEESQSEPNRRYSSSSDQRSYDDSQHTQDEFNNTDRKNTNYNALSPHQYSSNNQYNNYENGQTKVLRDETRNNGDNISTNTIDPSKDYDERPVVSRNSGDYDDRRGYVNYEKQNDNVSQRSQVSASPRSSYQTLEYTDDRRSVDRNSYDFDERRQADYDDNIQGQHHQGQPRRSASGLHQNIERQEDGSRETHGWVRHSEKDKCRFHYHRRPVTRNSNILSAVLCLVKELDYPSLEVVEMAVRNRMDELEE; translated from the exons atggttaAATTAACTGAAGAAATGGTTGTTGCTAGATCACGTTTGTCTGATCTTActgcaattaaaaaattaaattgttg ggGATCTGAACTTACTGATGTAAGCATACtgagagaattaaaaaaagtcgAGGTACTCTCTTTGAG tgttaataatattgatacatTAGCTGATTTTCAATATTgccaaaatttaaaagatttatttgtgagaaaaaataatatcactgATTTAAATGAAGTATGTTATCTacaaaatttacttaatttgAGAAATTTATGGCTTGGAGAAAATCCATGTGCTGATAGCGAAgg atacCGTATGGCTGTGATCAGAGCTCTTCCAACTCTTGaaaaacttgatgataaatttgtaaCATCCGATGAAATCAATACAGCTCTTTCAAGAGGTAAAATTCTTATCCATCCACTTGAGATGGATGCCTCTCCACTACAATCAGATCAT GAAATTGTAGAATATAATGAAGAGTCTCAATCAGAGCCAAACAGAAGATACAGTTCATCAAGTGACCAG AGAAGTTATGATGATTCTCAACATACCCAAGATGAGTTTAATAACACAGAccgaaaaaatacaaattataatgctTTATCACCTCATCAATATTCATCAAACAATCAGTACAACAACTACGAG AATGGACAAACAAAAGTTTTAAGAGATGAAACACGAAACAATGGAGATAATATTTCTACTAACACTATTGATCCTTCCAAG gATTATGATGAACGACCAGTTGTATCAAGAAACAGTGGTGATTATGATGACAGACGTGGATATGTAAATTacgaaaaacaaaatgataatgttAGTCAACGATCACAAGTATCAGCATCACCAAGATCATCTTATCAAACACTTGAATATACTGACGATAGAAGATCTGTTGATAGAAATAGCTATGATTTTGATGAACGACGTCAAGctgattatgatgataatatacaaGGTCAACATCATCAAGGACAACCAAGACGTTCTGCATCTGGGCTTCATCAAAATATCGAGAgg CAGGAAGATGGAAGTAGAGAAACACATGGATGGGTTCGTCATTCTGAAAAAGATAAATGTCGTTTTCATTATCATCGAAGACCAGTTACCAGg aattcaaatatattatcagcTGTACTTTGTCTTGTCAAAGAATTGGATTATCCAAGCTTAGAAGTTGTTGAAATGGCTGTTCGTAATAGAATGGATGAGCTAGAAGAATGA
- the LOC122849963 gene encoding cilia- and flagella-associated protein 410 isoform X4 gives MVKLTEEMVVARSRLSDLTAIKKLNCWGSELTDVSILRELKKVEVLSLSVNNIDTLADFQYCQNLKDLFVRKNNITDLNEVCYLQNLLNLRNLWLGENPCADSEGYRMAVIRALPTLEKLDDKFVTSDEINTALSRGKILIHPLEMDASPLQSDHEIVEYNEESQSEPNRRYSSSSDQRSYDDSQHTQDEFNNTDRKNTNYNALSPHQYSSNNQYNNYENGQTKVLRDETRNNGDNISTNTIDPSKDYDERPVVSRNSGDYDDRRGYVNYEKQNDNVSQRSQVSASPRSSYQTLEYTDDRRSVDRNSYDFDERRQADYDDNIQGQHHQGQPRRSASGLHQNIEREDGSRETHGWVRHSEKDKCRFHYHRRPVTRLYFVLSKNWIIQA, from the exons atggttaAATTAACTGAAGAAATGGTTGTTGCTAGATCACGTTTGTCTGATCTTActgcaattaaaaaattaaattgttg ggGATCTGAACTTACTGATGTAAGCATACtgagagaattaaaaaaagtcgAGGTACTCTCTTTGAG tgttaataatattgatacatTAGCTGATTTTCAATATTgccaaaatttaaaagatttatttgtgagaaaaaataatatcactgATTTAAATGAAGTATGTTATCTacaaaatttacttaatttgAGAAATTTATGGCTTGGAGAAAATCCATGTGCTGATAGCGAAgg atacCGTATGGCTGTGATCAGAGCTCTTCCAACTCTTGaaaaacttgatgataaatttgtaaCATCCGATGAAATCAATACAGCTCTTTCAAGAGGTAAAATTCTTATCCATCCACTTGAGATGGATGCCTCTCCACTACAATCAGATCAT GAAATTGTAGAATATAATGAAGAGTCTCAATCAGAGCCAAACAGAAGATACAGTTCATCAAGTGACCAG AGAAGTTATGATGATTCTCAACATACCCAAGATGAGTTTAATAACACAGAccgaaaaaatacaaattataatgctTTATCACCTCATCAATATTCATCAAACAATCAGTACAACAACTACGAG AATGGACAAACAAAAGTTTTAAGAGATGAAACACGAAACAATGGAGATAATATTTCTACTAACACTATTGATCCTTCCAAG gATTATGATGAACGACCAGTTGTATCAAGAAACAGTGGTGATTATGATGACAGACGTGGATATGTAAATTacgaaaaacaaaatgataatgttAGTCAACGATCACAAGTATCAGCATCACCAAGATCATCTTATCAAACACTTGAATATACTGACGATAGAAGATCTGTTGATAGAAATAGCTATGATTTTGATGAACGACGTCAAGctgattatgatgataatatacaaGGTCAACATCATCAAGGACAACCAAGACGTTCTGCATCTGGGCTTCATCAAAATATCGAGAgg GAAGATGGAAGTAGAGAAACACATGGATGGGTTCGTCATTCTGAAAAAGATAAATGTCGTTTTCATTATCATCGAAGACCAGTTACCAGg cTGTACTTTGTCTTGTCAAAGAATTGGATTATCCAAGCTTAG
- the LOC122849963 gene encoding cilia- and flagella-associated protein 410 isoform X3: protein MVKLTEEMVVARSRLSDLTAIKKLNCWGSELTDVSILRELKKVEVLSLSVNNIDTLADFQYCQNLKDLFVRKNNITDLNEVCYLQNLLNLRNLWLGENPCADSEGYRMAVIRALPTLEKLDDKFVTSDEINTALSRGKILIHPLEMDASPLQSDHEIVEYNEESQSEPNRRYSSSSDQRSYDDSQHTQDEFNNTDRKNTNYNALSPHQYSSNNQYNNYENGQTKVLRDETRNNGDNISTNTIDPSKDYDERPVVSRNSGDYDDRRGYVNYEKQNDNVSQRSQVSASPRSSYQTLEYTDDRRSVDRNSYDFDERRQADYDDNIQGQHHQGQPRRSASGLHQNIERQEDGSRETHGWVRHSEKDKCRFHYHRRPVTRLYFVLSKNWIIQA, encoded by the exons atggttaAATTAACTGAAGAAATGGTTGTTGCTAGATCACGTTTGTCTGATCTTActgcaattaaaaaattaaattgttg ggGATCTGAACTTACTGATGTAAGCATACtgagagaattaaaaaaagtcgAGGTACTCTCTTTGAG tgttaataatattgatacatTAGCTGATTTTCAATATTgccaaaatttaaaagatttatttgtgagaaaaaataatatcactgATTTAAATGAAGTATGTTATCTacaaaatttacttaatttgAGAAATTTATGGCTTGGAGAAAATCCATGTGCTGATAGCGAAgg atacCGTATGGCTGTGATCAGAGCTCTTCCAACTCTTGaaaaacttgatgataaatttgtaaCATCCGATGAAATCAATACAGCTCTTTCAAGAGGTAAAATTCTTATCCATCCACTTGAGATGGATGCCTCTCCACTACAATCAGATCAT GAAATTGTAGAATATAATGAAGAGTCTCAATCAGAGCCAAACAGAAGATACAGTTCATCAAGTGACCAG AGAAGTTATGATGATTCTCAACATACCCAAGATGAGTTTAATAACACAGAccgaaaaaatacaaattataatgctTTATCACCTCATCAATATTCATCAAACAATCAGTACAACAACTACGAG AATGGACAAACAAAAGTTTTAAGAGATGAAACACGAAACAATGGAGATAATATTTCTACTAACACTATTGATCCTTCCAAG gATTATGATGAACGACCAGTTGTATCAAGAAACAGTGGTGATTATGATGACAGACGTGGATATGTAAATTacgaaaaacaaaatgataatgttAGTCAACGATCACAAGTATCAGCATCACCAAGATCATCTTATCAAACACTTGAATATACTGACGATAGAAGATCTGTTGATAGAAATAGCTATGATTTTGATGAACGACGTCAAGctgattatgatgataatatacaaGGTCAACATCATCAAGGACAACCAAGACGTTCTGCATCTGGGCTTCATCAAAATATCGAGAgg CAGGAAGATGGAAGTAGAGAAACACATGGATGGGTTCGTCATTCTGAAAAAGATAAATGTCGTTTTCATTATCATCGAAGACCAGTTACCAGg cTGTACTTTGTCTTGTCAAAGAATTGGATTATCCAAGCTTAG